GCGAGAAGAAGACGGTCACCATACCGCCGGAGAAGGCCTACGGCATGCCGAACCCCGAGCTCATAATCGAGGTTCCGATAACCGAGTTCACCAACATAGGAATGGAGCCGATCGAGGGAATGTACGTCATGACGGACTCGGGCATAGCGAAGATAGCCAAGGTTGAGAACGAAAAGGTGAGCCTCGACTTCAACCACCCACTTGCCGGGAAGACCCTCATCTTCGAGGTTGAGGTAGTGGAGATAGAAAAGGCAAAGGAAAGCTCAGCCGGCGAGGCCGAGTCCTAAGACACCGTTGTACACAACCACGCCCATGATCACCAGCAGGAGGCTGTACTTCAGCCCCGCTGAGTACTTCCCTTCTCTTATTACCCCTATTCCAAGTCCGGACGCTATAGCTTGAAGAACTATGAACCCGAGAAGTATATTGCTAATGGTCTCCACTGGAAGGTTTATATCACCGACGTTCATAGCGGTCATGATCTGAGCCACAACGCCCAAAATCAGCGGCCCTATTACCCCGCTGGTGATTATGAAGAACATCACCTGCATTCCGGTCGAGGCCTTGCGCTCCTGCTTTATTCGGAGTATCTCCCTAACGTCATTTCCAACGAAAACGAGAACATCGCTCATCGGCGCTCCTCTCTCAAGGGCCTCGATGATTATCATCATGGAGCGGTAGATCACGGTGGACCTCTTGTTCCTGATGGCAAAGGCCTTGAGTGCCTCAACTGTCGGACGGCCTTTCCTGATCTCGGCCACGGTCTTCTTGAACTCGTCGGTGAGGGGACCGAACTTCGCCGTGGTGAGCTCCTCAAGGGCCTCGGAGAACGATATTCCCGCCCTCAGCGAGCTGGCAAGGTAGAAGAAGGCATCGGGGAGCATCTTCTCCATTTCCTCGGTGCGCTTAGTTATCCTCCAGTATGGGTAGCCAAAAGCCATGCCGAGAAAGACCGCAATGAAGGATACTACTGAGTAGGCGGGCTTTGAGAGCATATATACCAGGAGAGAGGCTATTACGCCGGCCAACAGAGAAACCACAAGGTACTCGGCGGCGAGGAAGTTTATATTGGCCGAGTATATAAAGAGCTCGTAGCGCTTCATCCATTTGGAGGGAACAATCCTCTCTATGAGGGAGACCATTGCAGATGAGAGTCCTGCCATTGAAGTCACCTCGGCTCTCCCTTCTTGATCATGTTTATGATTATCAGCGATATAGCTGGGAAGGCAAAGAGCAGTATCACCGCCAAGGTCTCAACCGGCATCACCAGCTGTCTCGCCATGACCGAACCGGCCAGGATTCCAACGACGAACATCGTGGGCATGACTATGGTGAGGAACATGTAGATGAAGGCTATACCGTTCACCTTCTGGACGTACTCCACGAGCTTCATTCTGTACTCAAAGGCGAAGTCCTCGGCCAGCTTGTAGAGAACCTCCGAGAGGTTTCCACCGAACTTCACGGCCCTGAGTATCTGCTTGACGACCCTGCTGACGTTTTCAGATCCCATCTTCTCGTCGAATTTCATCAAGGCGTCCTCAAAGGAGGAGCCGGTCCTCATGTCCCTCAGCATGAGCTCGAACTCCTCTGATATGGCACCGTAGTCGGCTCGGGCCACTGAGAGTATCGCCTCGGTTATGCCCACTCCAGCGCTGAGGAGCGATGCCATGTGCCTGAGGGCGTAGGGCATCGCCCTCTCAACCTCCGCCACCCTGCGCTTCCAGACCATCTTGGGATAGTGCCTCATGTAAAAGAAACCGCCCACGAAGCCTAGGAAACCTACGAGTGCCGAAGTCTCGACGGGCATGTAGAGCAGGTAGGCAAAGAGAAAGCCGAAGATCCCCGCGAACACCGAAACGGCAAGCATTAAGGCAACGTACCTATCCGGAGGGGTGAGAATGTTGGCACGGTAGAGATCCTGGTCAAGACCCTTGAAAGAGGAGGTGAGGGACTCGATGGGGCCCCTGAAGTAGCGCAGCATCGCGTCCGCGAGTCTGTCAGAGAAAGGCCTCTGTATCTCCTTTTTCCTCCACTCGATAAGCTCTTCCATCTCCTTCTCCTTCTCGCCCTCGGACTTCTCGGCCTCTATCTCCTTCTGAAGCTCCTTAAGTGCCCTTAACCTTTCTTGAACGCTTTTACCCTTTGGAATGCTTCTCACCGGCTTTTCCGCGACCTCTATTGTCTTACCGCCCAGACGCTCCAAAAAGTCGGTGATGGCCCTAACGATGCTCACGGTTATCACCCTTAGATTAGGTTCTTAACCTGTCTGCTGGTCTCGAGACTGCCCTCTGCAGCTATCTTCTTCAGCAGGCCCTCCTCGTCGATGTAGAACTGTCTGATGTAGTAGCCCACCTGATCAATGCTCCTGATGCCCTGCTCCACCATCCATTCAAGGATTATCTTCCTCTTCTCCTTCTCCAGCTCCAGCTCGGCAACGCTCATTCCCGTGTGGTGGGCCAGGTTGTTAAGGGTTCTGCTCGGAACTCCCGTTGGAACCAGCTCGTCCTTGGCCGGATCGTACTTGTAGAGCTTGTTGAGCTGGACGCTCTCAGCTTCAATGCCCGATATCTCGGCTATCTCCGTTATGCGCCTTATGGTTCCCTTCTTCCTGCTGTGGAAGCGAACCTGCATGATGATTATATCCAGGGCCGGAATCATTATCCTCGGAACGCTCATCGGGGGACTCTCAAGCCTTACTATAGTCTCCCTGGCGCTGTTGGCGTGGATCGTACCCATACACCCATCGTGTCCGGTGTTCATTGCCGTGAACATCGTTCTGGCCTCGGGACCACGGACCTCACCAACGATGATTCTATCGGGCCTCATACGGAGGGTGTTCTTGACGAGATCGTCCATGGTGATTTCACCCTTGCCCTCGACGTTGGGCGGTCTCGTCTCGAGCCTCACCCAGTGCTCCACGGGGAGCTGAAGCTCCGCGGTGTCCTCTATCGTGATGACGCGCTCGCTCGGGGGTATGAACATTCCGAGGGAGTTGAGGGTGGTGGTTTTACCCGAACCCGTTCCACCAGCAACGAGGACGTTGGCAGGCTTAACACCGAGGCCGTCCACGAATATCCAGAGGAGCGCGGCTATCTCGGTGTTCATCGTCCCGTATTTGATGAGGTCTATTATTGTAAGTGGATCCTTCTTGAACTTACGAATGGTTATCGTCGGACCGTCGAGGCTGATTGGAGGTATGGTGGCGTTCACACGGCTTCCATCTGGGAGACGGGCGTCGAGGAGCGGGCTCTGCTGGTCTATTCTCCTCCCCACTTCCCTGGCAATTCTCTCTATGATGTTCAGTATCTCCTTTTCGTCCTCAAACACCACGTTGGTCTTGCACATGTTGAAGCGTCTGTGCCAGACGTAGACCGGTCGGTTGTTTCCTATGACCATGATTTCCTCAAGGTTATCGTCGCGGACGAGGGGATCAAGCTTGCCGTAGCCTATCATCTGCTGGACTATCATCTCGGCCAGTATCTCAACCCTTCCCTCGGAAAAGTGGGGAGCTTCCTCCTTTATCATCTTCCTGACGGCGTTCATGAAGACGCGCCTGCGCTCCTCCAGGGTTGGGAACGCGGCAGGGTCAATCTGGAGCTCGGTTATCGCCCTGTCCTTAATGCGAAGGAACAGCTCCTCCTCGTCACGGCTGAGCTTTGGAAGCCGTATCTCGTATATCGGCACCGGCTCACCCTTGACCTTCAGTATGCGGACGTTGCCGTATGCATCGAGAACCTCAGCCTTGCCTGCATAAGCAGCCTCTTCAGAGCGCACTGAGGAACCGAGGATGTCCTGCAGAGTTGAGGGAGGCTTGGGCTTCGGTGCCGGCTTTGGCTTCTCCACTGGCTCCTCCTTGACGAGTATTTCCTCCAGAATATCCGCCCCTGTGGGCCTCCTTTCCGCGGCTTCCTCAGGGGTCGTGGGAGTGCTAAGGATCTCCTCCAGATCTACTCCTCCCTTGCTCTGGACGAAGGGAAGCTCCTCCTCGCGTTTCTTAGTTTTATCCCCCTTCAGCATGCTCTCCAGGAGGTCATCTTCCCCGTTGAGTATTTCATCTATCCAGGAAAGGCTCTCCTTCTTCTTTTTCTTTTCATTGAACACCTCGTCGAACACCGACTCTCACCGCCCCTAAGCGCTCCACTCAACGTGGTATTTTATGTCCATGCTTCCTCCCAGGAAGATTATCCACACGGGGAAATAGAGACCTGCCTCCTTTGGAGGCTCAACGACTGGGGCGCCAACGGTTACCCCAGTCAGGAGGGTATTGGAGAGCTGGAACATACCAGACACGCTGGGGAGCTGTTGCTCCGGCTCGGTTCTCTTCGGGGGTTCAAGTCCCTTGTACTTCCACACGAACTCCTCCATGTATTCCCTGTAGGTCATCGTGTAGTTGGGGGTGAAGTTGTACATCTTGGCCTCCTTAAAGATCACCGGCACGGAGGCGGCGAAGAAGGTGTTGAATATTCCTGCCCGGTTCGGCACGTTGGTGAGGCGGAAGGTGACGGTTCCCTCGTACTTGAGTACCTTTACGTGGCCGTCGTTCATCGGGAACATGCTCCTCAGAGAGATTATCTTTGGTGTGTTTACGAGCTGAGGGTACATGACCCCGCAGCTGAGCATGGATATATCATCGGACACGTCTATTTTACCCCCGTGGGCGAGGCTGCCGTTGATGACGTAGTAGGTAACGTTTGTTATCTTATTGGTGTCGCCGCAGATGGACTGGTAGTCCGAGGTCTGGAGCAGGTAGGAATTGTTGTAGGGTATCCTGAAGTTCACGACAACGGTCTCATATGGCATAACCCAGAAGCCGAGGTAGTAGTTTAGGGACGTCCTGTCGAGGCGGGAGGGGTAGTGGTAGGAAGTGTCCCCCACGCGATAGGAGACCATGTACTCATCGTTGGAAAGCCTGAAAACGTGAAAGTCGTAGCGGGGATTGACTATAACGAACTTGGGGAATGGCGCGGTGTTCACGATCGTGACGTTAAGGTCTATCATAACCTCCCCAAGAATTCCAATGTTGTTGTACGGCTTTTGGTCAGGAGTCACACCCGGGAGTTCGTAGGTCTCACCGCTAACCAGAGAAGAAGCTAACAAAAGAATGAAGAGGGTAGCCACGAGGCGCTTCATAATGACCACCTCAGGTCGCTTTCTTGGCTATGTAAAGGTACTGCTGGTTGGAGAGTATGTCCGGCACGAAGATCGACGGCACCCTGATAATGACAAGGAACTGAGAGTTCGGATCGAGGACCAGCATTCCGGACTCCTTCTCGAGATCCACGATCTCCCAGCCGTAGGCCCTGAGCTGCTCCTTGACCTCATCGCTGGCCTGTATCTTGCCCGCGGCGATGGCCTTGAGGATCTCGGTGAGATCAACGGAGTAGCTATAACTGGCGGAGGCGCTCTGGCTGGCACTCTGGCTGTTGGTGTAGGTATCACTGGTGCTTTGGCCGTCCGTTAGGGTCGAGTCACCCGGAGTATAGGTGGTAGAGTGCTCCTCACTGTACTGGGTGCTGGAGGTGGAGCTTGACGTGCTACTCTGGCTCTGAGCTTCATTTACAGAAATTATACCCGCATCTGTTGGAAGGAGCACGAGCTGGACGTAGCCCTCGTTGGCTATCTCCTTGAAGATGGCACCTGTGTCGTTCTTGGCAAATATCATTATCTTGTCCCCTGGAGCAAGGAAGGCACCGTTTATTCTGTCCCTTGGAAGGACGAGGGCAAGGTCAACGTACTCGACCTTGTAAACGTTGTACTGCATCAGCTCCCTGTAGTCCAATATTCCGCCCAAGATTGCCTTGGCATCGGCCTTGCTCACTATCCTCTTCGTGGAGTCCTTCTCAAGAATGACCTCCTGGCCAGGAATGATGTCGATCCTGTAGTAGTAATAATCTCTCCATAGCTGGAGCAGGTACGGGGCAGGATCAACGGAGTCCACCTGCTCCACGGTTTCAGCGTTCATGACCTGGGCCTCAAGGCTCTTCATTGAATCTATCACCTTGGCCCTCAGGTCATCTGGCAGGGGCATGGCAAGTATGCTCTGGAACTCAGTTTCTATTTCACGTATCTTCTCTGCCTTGGTCTGGTTGAGGACCTTCTCGTACTTAAGGCGCTCTATTCTCTGAAGGCACTCGTTGTAGGCGCTGACGGCCTGGTTGTAGGCCGCTTTAACGTCTATCGCGTTGAGTTCCTCAACAGTCTGGGCGGAGTTTATGCTGGCTATGAGCTTCTTCCTTATCTCAATCGGCTGCTGAGTACAGTTCTTGGACTCATTAACTATGTCACCGCGGAAGTAGGTGTACACTTCCCTGAGCTTCTGCTCCCTGAGGTCGTTAAGCTCCTGAGCCGCACGGTTTTGCAGGTAAACGTAAGCACCCATTGAGATGATAAGGATCACAATAATAACTATCGCAGCACCGGTCAAGATCCTCTTTTTCCGTTCTCTCTCCCTAATGCTCCCCACGTGGCGGGGCTTTTTGGGGGGCTTTTTGACGGGAGGGGCGGCAGTCTTCGGCACCTCTGGTTCCACGCTAGTTTTACCCAGCTCCCTCAGACGGCGAATCTTCGCCTCAATATCCTCGGACACGTTGAGCACCACCATCAATCGTTATCATAACCGACTTCTTGTATCGGATAGTTTTTTGAACGTCAATCTTTATTTAGGTTTCGGTGAGGGTATGGAGCGGCTAGAGATTCGCGTAGCAGAAATCCGGGGAAAATGCCCTGTTTTTCACCTCGGGGACAGGATAGTGGTCGAAGGGCCGAAGGTAAAGCTCGAGGAAACCGACGCCATATGCACCCATGCATTCGCATCGCTCCTGCCGTACATAGTTGCGCTGCGAAAGGGTATTAAGCCGAGTGAACTAGGCCTGGGCAGGGGAGAGAAGGCATACGTTCAGTGCCTCGACCCGGGGCCGCCGTACACGGACGGCGGCACGGTAATCTTCGAGATAACGGTGGTTAGAGATGAAAGCGAGAAAGGCGTGGAGGGTGGTGAGGGAGGTAATAGATGAGGCCGACATGGTCATAGAGGTAGTGGACGCAAGGGACCCGATAGGAACAAGAAACAGAAAGCTCGAGAGGCTAGTCCAGGAAGAGGGCAAGCCGCTCCTCATAGTCATGAACAAGGCGGACCTGGTTCCAAAAGAATGGGCCGAGGAGTACAAGAGAAAGAGCGAGATACCCGTGGTTTTCATCTCCGCCAGGGAGAGGAAGGGAACCGGAATACTGAGGAAGGAAATCAAAAGGCTCGCGAAGCCGCTCTTGGAGGAGAGCGAAAGGGTGAAGGTCGCGCTCATAGGTTACCCCAACGTCGGCAAGAGCACGATAATAAACACCCTGAAGGGCAAGAGGGCGGTCGGCACGGCCCCAATACCTGGTTACACAAAGGGGAAGCAGCTGATACGGCTGAGCAAGAGGATATGGCTCCTGGACAGCCCAGGAGTGGTTCCAATAGACGACTTCGACGAGCTGGTCATCAAGGGAGGCTTCCCTGCAGACAAGATAGATGAACCCGTCAAGCCGGCGTTAAAGCTCATCTCCCGCATACTTGAAACGAGACGGGAAGCGATAACCGAGAAGTTTGGCATCGAGGAGTTTGAGGGCGAGGAGGAGATCCTCAGGAAGATAGGCGAGAGAAGGGGCCTCATAAAGGCCGGCGGTGAGGTCGATCTGGAGGAGACGGCAAGATGGTTCCTCAGGGAGTGGCAGACGGGCCGTTTTACTCTTTTCGGAAAGGAGGATAGAAGGGAGGAGGAATTTATCCGGGACTTCAAAGAGGTCTTGGACGAAATTGAAAGGGACCTCCTCCTGGACCCGAGGAGGATACTCTGGAGGTACGGGGACGAGCTGAGGGGGAAGCTGGACGGCACAAAGCGCGTAGGAATAAGGGAGATAGAGGGCTTCACCGTGGGAATAGCGACGGGCTTCAAGAAGTGCCACGGCGGAACAAAGCTCCTGGAGCGGCTGACAGGCAAGCACGTCCTGGCGAGCGAGTGCTTCGGAAAGAAGTGGAAGGGTGTGGTGGCGATACTGGAGTAGCTAACCGGAGCCGGAGGAGACAAAGGCCAGACCGGCGCTTAGAACGGCCATGGCAAGACCCGGGGCCACTATCCACCACCAGTAGCCCCCGTAGAGCGCCCCCTGGTTCATGGCCTCTATCATGAAGGAGCCCCAGTTGGTGCCCGGAATCAGGCCGAAGAATCCGAACACTGAAATCAGCGCCACTATCCTGGCCAGGAGTATGGTGGAGTACCTGAGGGAGAACTCCCCGACCGGCGGGAGTATGTGCCTCCTCAGGACCCAGAGCGTGCCGGCACCCATGCTCACCGCGGCTTTGACGTACTCGTTCACCTTCTCCTTTATCGTTATCATTCTAACCGTCTTGGCGAACTTCCCGAGGGTTAGGAGGGCAACGAAGAACATGAAGAGGACGGGGTTTATCCTGACCTGCTGGCCGTAGCCCTGGGTGGAGAAGAGCCAGACGAGGACGACGAGGATTGGGAGCATCGGCAAAGCCACCAGAACCTCCAGGAGGAACGTTATGAACTCACCCAGGGCACCGCCAACGTAGCCCGAAATGAGACCTATTAGAACCCCCAGAACCACTATCAGCACCGTGGTGAAGAAGGCCAGGTAGAGGGTGTTGTTCATTCCCTTGACGAAGCCCACCCACATGTCCCTGCCGTAGGAGTCCGTGCCGAGGAGACCGTAGCAGGTTCCAAGGATTTCAACGGAAGGGGTCGCGTTTCCTGCTAAGCGAACCTCAAAGACGTACTCCCCGTTGAGGGTTGCCATACTTCCGTCGCGGGAGAACAAAAGCTCGGTCGCGGAGAAGAGGACGTATCCAGCTTCGCTGAGATTGAGAACGTCGGAAAGAGAGGAAACAACTGCCACCCGCATGTTGGTGTTGAGGCTGAGATTGCTGGAGGTGGCGATGCCCCGATAGAGGGGCACTCTGATCCCGTCCGGCCTTAAAACGCTTATCTCAACCTCCTCGCCGTAGGGAAGGCCGTAGAATCTGACGTCGCTCGGCTTATCGCGGTAGGTATGTTCGTAGGAAAATCTGTAAACCGAGGAACCATTCGCCTCAACGAGCGACGGCTCCAGGAAGACAGTGGGGGTCCTGTCGCCGAATAGGGCGAACCACGAGGGATATGCCATTCGCGGGTTGTCCTTCCAGTAGTTGAGATTCTCCCAGTTGGCAATGTCCTCCTCGCTCACGCCCGCGTTCGAGAAGATTACGAAGAGCGCGAAGATTACGAGTATCGCCACTCCCGCTTTCCTTCCCATTTCAGCTCACCCTCGGATCGAGCAGTCCTTTTGTCAGCTCCAGCAGGAGGGAGAAGAGGAACGTTATGGTGGCTATCGACAGCGTTACGACGAAGAAGAGGCGGTAGTCGAAGCGCACGACGACGCCTATGGCCGGGACTATGGTCCTGACGAAGCTGGCCCTCAGGAGGGTTCCAAGGCCGCCGAGGCCGAAGAGGACGTCTATGACTATGTAGTCCGTGAACATCTCAACGAACTTCTGGATCGTGAAAGAACTCAGGACGATGGAAACGTTTCTGAGGACGTGCTTCCTGTATATCAGCCCCTCGGGAAGGCCCTTGGCCCTCTCGGTGAAGACGTAGGGCTTTCCAAGCTCGTTCCTCACCTCGTGGGCCACCGTGACCACGAACTCCCAGACGTAGACGAAGACCAGCGTGGTAACGGGAAGGACGAGATGCCAGAGAACGTCGAGAAAGTCCTCAAAGCCCTCTTTCGGCGGGGTGCTCCTCAGACCCGCTATCGGGAAAACGCCCAGCTCAACGGCGAAGACCGCTATCAGAACCGCCCCTATCCACCAGGAGGGCAGGCCGTTGAAGAAGCGAGCCAGGCCCTCAACCGTCCCGAGGAACCTCCCGTTTGCCAGCTTAAAACCCAGGAACAGACCCAGGAAAATCGTCAGGAGCATGGCCAGTCCCATGACGGCGAGGGTCACCTTTATGACGTGGGCGAAGTCGTACTTGGGATTCTCGCGGTAGTAGTCAAAGCTCTTCCTGAGGAGGTCTATCCCCATGAGGAGAAGGTTGTCGGTTCGGACTCCCTTTGCCTTCGTGAGTATGCGGTGGTAGTACTGCTCGACCGTCAGTCCTTCCCGGGTGGCGTTCCTCTCAAGCTCGGCGTAAAAAGCGGGGTTGGATTCGCGGATATGGAGAACGGCCTCGTGGGTGTACTCCCAGGCTATCTTGTTGGAGCTGGCGCCGGCTACCAGAACGATCACAAGGAGAACGCCGAGGTAAACCGCCACCAGCCGGGCGAGGGTCCTGATCGGGAGTCTCATTGCTTACCTCTCCTACGCCAAAAGTTCTTCAAAGATAAAAAAATTATTAAAGGAATAGCCCATCAGATTGGCTCAGGCCTGTAGCATATGTCCTCCGGCCACCAGCACTCCCAGTCCTCCGGGAACGGGCAGCCGCCCTGGTCAAGAACTCCGCAGGGTCCGATCCAGATCTTGGTCTTGTCTCCGGGGTTCACGACCTCGAACTCCATACTTCACCCACCTCCTTTTTAATTTTTGACTCATCGGCCGAAGCCTCGCTCACCCCATGAGGGGGTGAGTAGTAATCAAGTGATTTCAACATCTTCTCGAAAATCACAGGGTAGTTTCGCTTAACCTTGACGTAAAGCCACATGGAAAGCCGTATCAGCTCTCTAATGAACTCGCAGTAATAGGGATCAGGTTTGTGAATGTCCCCCGAATACATGTAGTTTATGTAGTAACAGCCTCCCCTGCACAATGGATAGGCCCAGCAGTGGTTGCACGGTTCCCTCGGGGGATTGCGAAGTATCTTTTGTATCACCTCTGAATCAACATTGACACCCGATCTAACGTCCCCCACGACGAACTCGTCCATTCCCACGAACCTCTGACATGGGTAAAGCTTTCCGTCCGAGGATACACCAAAAAGTTTCCTGCCAGCGCCGCAAGGATAGACAAGGGCACGCCTTGAGGCGAGGATCGTGAAGTACTTCCTGAAGTGGGAGTACCTAAACATCTCCGTCTCCTCGATGTGCTCGAGTTCGTACTCGGCAATGAGCTTCAGCTGTTCCTTCAGTGGTGAGACTATCTCGCGGAAACTATCTGAGCCGATAGATGCGGGCTCAATGTGAACACTCCTAACGCCGTTTTCCACAAAAAATCTAAAAATTTCAAAATACCTGTCAATCTG
This Thermococcus cleftensis DNA region includes the following protein-coding sequences:
- a CDS encoding FKBP-type peptidyl-prolyl cis-trans isomerase, translated to MKVEAGDFVVFHYIGRFENGEVFDTSYEDIARENGIYVEEREYGPLGVNIGVGEIIQGLDEALIGMEVGEKKTVTIPPEKAYGMPNPELIIEVPITEFTNIGMEPIEGMYVMTDSGIAKIAKVENEKVSLDFNHPLAGKTLIFEVEVVEIEKAKESSAGEAES
- a CDS encoding type II secretion system F family protein; its protein translation is MAGLSSAMVSLIERIVPSKWMKRYELFIYSANINFLAAEYLVVSLLAGVIASLLVYMLSKPAYSVVSFIAVFLGMAFGYPYWRITKRTEEMEKMLPDAFFYLASSLRAGISFSEALEELTTAKFGPLTDEFKKTVAEIRKGRPTVEALKAFAIRNKRSTVIYRSMMIIIEALERGAPMSDVLVFVGNDVREILRIKQERKASTGMQVMFFIITSGVIGPLILGVVAQIMTAMNVGDINLPVETISNILLGFIVLQAIASGLGIGVIREGKYSAGLKYSLLLVIMGVVVYNGVLGLGLAG
- a CDS encoding type II secretion system F family protein — protein: MSIVRAITDFLERLGGKTIEVAEKPVRSIPKGKSVQERLRALKELQKEIEAEKSEGEKEKEMEELIEWRKKEIQRPFSDRLADAMLRYFRGPIESLTSSFKGLDQDLYRANILTPPDRYVALMLAVSVFAGIFGFLFAYLLYMPVETSALVGFLGFVGGFFYMRHYPKMVWKRRVAEVERAMPYALRHMASLLSAGVGITEAILSVARADYGAISEEFELMLRDMRTGSSFEDALMKFDEKMGSENVSRVVKQILRAVKFGGNLSEVLYKLAEDFAFEYRMKLVEYVQKVNGIAFIYMFLTIVMPTMFVVGILAGSVMARQLVMPVETLAVILLFAFPAISLIIINMIKKGEPR
- a CDS encoding CpaF family protein, translating into MFNEKKKKKESLSWIDEILNGEDDLLESMLKGDKTKKREEELPFVQSKGGVDLEEILSTPTTPEEAAERRPTGADILEEILVKEEPVEKPKPAPKPKPPSTLQDILGSSVRSEEAAYAGKAEVLDAYGNVRILKVKGEPVPIYEIRLPKLSRDEEELFLRIKDRAITELQIDPAAFPTLEERRRVFMNAVRKMIKEEAPHFSEGRVEILAEMIVQQMIGYGKLDPLVRDDNLEEIMVIGNNRPVYVWHRRFNMCKTNVVFEDEKEILNIIERIAREVGRRIDQQSPLLDARLPDGSRVNATIPPISLDGPTITIRKFKKDPLTIIDLIKYGTMNTEIAALLWIFVDGLGVKPANVLVAGGTGSGKTTTLNSLGMFIPPSERVITIEDTAELQLPVEHWVRLETRPPNVEGKGEITMDDLVKNTLRMRPDRIIVGEVRGPEARTMFTAMNTGHDGCMGTIHANSARETIVRLESPPMSVPRIMIPALDIIIMQVRFHSRKKGTIRRITEIAEISGIEAESVQLNKLYKYDPAKDELVPTGVPSRTLNNLAHHTGMSVAELELEKEKRKIILEWMVEQGIRSIDQVGYYIRQFYIDEEGLLKKIAAEGSLETSRQVKNLI
- a CDS encoding DUF515 domain-containing protein; this translates as MSEDIEAKIRRLRELGKTSVEPEVPKTAAPPVKKPPKKPRHVGSIRERERKKRILTGAAIVIIVILIISMGAYVYLQNRAAQELNDLREQKLREVYTYFRGDIVNESKNCTQQPIEIRKKLIASINSAQTVEELNAIDVKAAYNQAVSAYNECLQRIERLKYEKVLNQTKAEKIREIETEFQSILAMPLPDDLRAKVIDSMKSLEAQVMNAETVEQVDSVDPAPYLLQLWRDYYYYRIDIIPGQEVILEKDSTKRIVSKADAKAILGGILDYRELMQYNVYKVEYVDLALVLPRDRINGAFLAPGDKIMIFAKNDTGAIFKEIANEGYVQLVLLPTDAGIISVNEAQSQSSTSSSTSSTQYSEEHSTTYTPGDSTLTDGQSTSDTYTNSQSASQSASASYSYSVDLTEILKAIAAGKIQASDEVKEQLRAYGWEIVDLEKESGMLVLDPNSQFLVIIRVPSIFVPDILSNQQYLYIAKKAT
- a CDS encoding TIGR04076 family protein, producing the protein MERLEIRVAEIRGKCPVFHLGDRIVVEGPKVKLEETDAICTHAFASLLPYIVALRKGIKPSELGLGRGEKAYVQCLDPGPPYTDGGTVIFEITVVRDESEKGVEGGEGGNR
- a CDS encoding GTPase, encoding MKARKAWRVVREVIDEADMVIEVVDARDPIGTRNRKLERLVQEEGKPLLIVMNKADLVPKEWAEEYKRKSEIPVVFISARERKGTGILRKEIKRLAKPLLEESERVKVALIGYPNVGKSTIINTLKGKRAVGTAPIPGYTKGKQLIRLSKRIWLLDSPGVVPIDDFDELVIKGGFPADKIDEPVKPALKLISRILETRREAITEKFGIEEFEGEEEILRKIGERRGLIKAGGEVDLEETARWFLREWQTGRFTLFGKEDRREEEFIRDFKEVLDEIERDLLLDPRRILWRYGDELRGKLDGTKRVGIREIEGFTVGIATGFKKCHGGTKLLERLTGKHVLASECFGKKWKGVVAILE
- a CDS encoding ABC transporter permease codes for the protein MGRKAGVAILVIFALFVIFSNAGVSEEDIANWENLNYWKDNPRMAYPSWFALFGDRTPTVFLEPSLVEANGSSVYRFSYEHTYRDKPSDVRFYGLPYGEEVEISVLRPDGIRVPLYRGIATSSNLSLNTNMRVAVVSSLSDVLNLSEAGYVLFSATELLFSRDGSMATLNGEYVFEVRLAGNATPSVEILGTCYGLLGTDSYGRDMWVGFVKGMNNTLYLAFFTTVLIVVLGVLIGLISGYVGGALGEFITFLLEVLVALPMLPILVVLVWLFSTQGYGQQVRINPVLFMFFVALLTLGKFAKTVRMITIKEKVNEYVKAAVSMGAGTLWVLRRHILPPVGEFSLRYSTILLARIVALISVFGFFGLIPGTNWGSFMIEAMNQGALYGGYWWWIVAPGLAMAVLSAGLAFVSSGSG
- a CDS encoding ABC transporter permease subunit; translated protein: MRLPIRTLARLVAVYLGVLLVIVLVAGASSNKIAWEYTHEAVLHIRESNPAFYAELERNATREGLTVEQYYHRILTKAKGVRTDNLLLMGIDLLRKSFDYYRENPKYDFAHVIKVTLAVMGLAMLLTIFLGLFLGFKLANGRFLGTVEGLARFFNGLPSWWIGAVLIAVFAVELGVFPIAGLRSTPPKEGFEDFLDVLWHLVLPVTTLVFVYVWEFVVTVAHEVRNELGKPYVFTERAKGLPEGLIYRKHVLRNVSIVLSSFTIQKFVEMFTDYIVIDVLFGLGGLGTLLRASFVRTIVPAIGVVVRFDYRLFFVVTLSIATITFLFSLLLELTKGLLDPRVS